DNA from Caldilineales bacterium:
CACCAGGGCGGCGCGACCGGCATAGGTTTCGGCATCGGTGGGGATGTCGTAGCTGATGGCAAAGGGGACTTCGAGCACGAGGTCGGCAGCCGCAGCCTGGGTGAGCACCAGGAAGCTGGCCGCAGCCGTCGTCTCGTCGCGCCATGTCCGCATCAGGCTCTCGCGTTGGTCGGCTGATGTCAGGCTGTGGAGGGCGACGGCATGATAGCCGGCCGTGCGCAAGGCCTGGGCCACGACTTCGGCATCGGGGCGCAGGTTGACGAAGACCAGGGCGCGATCGATGTTTTCGCCATCCAACAAACGCAGCAGGGCCGTGGTTTTGTCGCCATGCAACACGCTCTGGTAGCGGTGTTTGATCACCGGCATGGTGGCCGGGTGGGCCTCGCGCTTGAGCACAACCGGTTCGAACAGATGCTGGTCGGCGAAGTCCTGCAGGTCGGCGTCGAGCTGGGTGGCAAAGACCGCCGTTTGGCGGCCGCCGGGAGCCTGGTCGAGCACCGCCTCCACCGTCTCGGTCTGATCGTCCTCCAGCAGTTGGTCGATGCCGTCGATGATCACCACCTGCACCTGTTCCAGCCCGAAGCTCTCGCGCTCGATATGGGCCTTGATCCGGCCCGGCGTGCCGACAATGGCGACGGTCGTGCGGTCGATGCGGCCCGCCTCGCGGGCGATGGGCTGCTCCTCTGACACCGGCACGATGTGGACGTCCTGGTTGGTGTTCAGGTTCTGGAACATGGCCGCCACGCGGGCGGCGTCGTTGCCGGTGGCTGTGAACACCAACACCTGGATGCCGACGACATCGGGGTTCAGGGTCTGCAGGATAGGAAGGACGAAGGCCGCGGTCTTGCCGCTGCCGGGCGCGCCTTCGACGACCACATCCCGACCGGCCAAAAGTTGCGGGATGACTTCCCGCTGTAAGCGGCTGGGTTTTTCGAAGCCCAGCAGTTCTAACCCCGCAATCCGTTCGGGGTTCAGTCCGAGTTCAGCAAAGGTCTGACTCATGGTTTGTTCTTGCCTCAACGATTTCTGAAGATATGCACATTGGCGCCGGTCACTAATCCAAGCCTCAGCTCCCGGGGGTGTTATGCCCACACCTGAACTTCAGTATAACACAAAGCAATCGTAGGCAAAAAAACGCAAGCCGCCCTTTTGAAACCAGCCTTGACGCCACCGCACCTCACGCCCCCGCCGCCGCAAGCCCGCCCTCGCTCGCATCCGGGCGGTTTGAGGCGTTATGCAAAGCCGTGC
Protein-coding regions in this window:
- a CDS encoding DEAD/DEAH box helicase yields the protein MSQTFAELGLNPERIAGLELLGFEKPSRLQREVIPQLLAGRDVVVEGAPGSGKTAAFVLPILQTLNPDVVGIQVLVFTATGNDAARVAAMFQNLNTNQDVHIVPVSEEQPIAREAGRIDRTTVAIVGTPGRIKAHIERESFGLEQVQVVIIDGIDQLLEDDQTETVEAVLDQAPGGRQTAVFATQLDADLQDFADQHLFEPVVLKREAHPATMPVIKHRYQSVLHGDKTTALLRLLDGENIDRALVFVNLRPDAEVVAQALRTAGYHAVALHSLTSADQRESLMRTWRDETTAAASFLVLTQAAAADLVLEVPFAISYDIPTDAETYAGRAALVVENGSLFTLLAPRERALLSEIENYLGMRVKAVLPPTRADTVAQRTEAFKQALRDIIGRSNLEIYMMLLGDLAEEGHDWSEIAAAAVSMLQHTQAESLFSKRSNDRRPAQAATTQPSTPSPRYRESGGERERERERPRERERERPRDEDREVEPGYVRLIMDAGYDVGVRPKDIVGAIANEANIPGRAVGNIDIRDRFTYVEVQEEFIDRVLNRVPSTRLRGRVVTFRRA